A region of Bacteroidales bacterium DNA encodes the following proteins:
- a CDS encoding T9SS type A sorting domain-containing protein, with protein MLKLNLLVLICLLFISGVNAQTQRLVLIEEGTNASCTPCANQNPAFDALLNQNRDKITAIKYHWYFPGYDPMHLHNVVENNGRVAFYGINGVPTAVIDGGIPSGGGFGYPGAPSGFTQALIDQHHAIPSPFGIDIYHYLSPAEDSIHVVMRISAAQNIDGNFRAHIAVIEKTINFATAPGSNGEKTFHDVMKKMLPNHLGTALPTTWEAGDYIILRESWKLANIYDMDELGVVGFIQQNATKNVQQAGNSEPEMFAAFFSTDAAIYGLTNLTTTNCSGIYSPAVTITNYGSSPLTSADIVYSVNGASTETFSWTGNLSFLQTEVVVLPDIIFSVMPQNQLDITLQNPNGSADQYVKNNTIIYNFNSAIATPTEVKLMIKLDDNPEEITWDVKDMNGDVVFSGGPYVNPGMVMNETMNFTSNGCYLFTIYDSGGDGIQAPGFFVLYYGSSSQIISGTAFGSMAKAQFDVGGTVAVPEFEPLTEINIYPNPVLNQGTMEFQLFFSEQADVFLHNQLGQVIKRIGDMQYEPGMHTVTFDVSDLEPGLYIISGRIGNKTLMQKITVIR; from the coding sequence ATGCTAAAACTTAACTTACTCGTTTTAATCTGTTTACTCTTTATTTCAGGCGTAAATGCACAAACGCAGCGACTGGTTCTGATCGAAGAAGGAACAAATGCTTCATGCACACCATGTGCAAATCAAAATCCTGCTTTTGACGCATTGCTTAACCAGAACAGGGACAAAATAACTGCTATTAAATACCATTGGTATTTCCCTGGTTATGATCCCATGCACCTTCACAACGTTGTGGAAAATAACGGCAGGGTTGCTTTTTATGGAATTAACGGAGTTCCTACTGCCGTAATTGATGGCGGTATACCATCTGGTGGAGGATTTGGCTATCCGGGCGCCCCTAGCGGGTTCACACAGGCACTGATCGATCAGCACCATGCAATACCCTCACCTTTTGGAATTGATATTTACCACTACCTTTCCCCAGCCGAAGATTCCATTCACGTTGTGATGAGAATCAGTGCCGCACAAAATATCGATGGGAATTTCAGGGCACACATTGCGGTGATTGAGAAAACGATCAACTTTGCTACCGCTCCCGGATCAAATGGTGAAAAGACTTTTCATGATGTGATGAAGAAAATGCTGCCCAACCATCTGGGGACTGCGCTTCCCACCACCTGGGAGGCTGGAGATTACATCATCCTCAGGGAATCATGGAAACTGGCAAATATCTATGATATGGACGAACTGGGGGTAGTTGGCTTTATTCAGCAAAATGCAACAAAGAATGTGCAGCAGGCAGGTAACAGCGAACCAGAAATGTTTGCAGCTTTTTTTAGCACCGATGCAGCTATTTATGGGCTTACCAATCTTACAACAACCAATTGCTCCGGTATTTACTCCCCGGCGGTCACCATTACCAATTACGGTTCCAGTCCACTAACTTCTGCTGACATCGTTTACTCAGTGAACGGCGCTTCAACCGAAACGTTCAGTTGGACAGGCAATTTAAGTTTTTTACAAACGGAAGTCGTTGTACTTCCAGATATTATTTTTTCGGTGATGCCTCAGAATCAGCTTGATATCACATTGCAAAATCCGAATGGCAGTGCTGATCAATATGTTAAAAACAACACGATCATTTACAATTTCAATTCGGCAATTGCCACACCCACAGAAGTGAAACTAATGATCAAACTCGATGACAATCCGGAGGAGATTACCTGGGATGTAAAAGATATGAATGGCGATGTTGTTTTTAGTGGTGGTCCCTATGTCAATCCGGGTATGGTGATGAACGAAACCATGAACTTCACCAGCAACGGCTGCTACCTCTTTACCATTTATGATTCGGGAGGTGACGGCATCCAGGCTCCCGGATTTTTTGTACTTTATTATGGATCAAGCAGTCAGATCATTTCCGGCACTGCCTTTGGAAGTATGGCCAAAGCCCAGTTTGATGTTGGTGGAACAGTAGCTGTTCCGGAATTTGAACCTCTGACTGAAATTAATATTTATCCAAACCCTGTCCTCAATCAAGGCACGATGGAGTTTCAACTTTTTTTCAGCGAACAGGCAGATGTTTTTTTACACAACCAATTAGGGCAGGTAATTAAACGGATAGGAGATATGCAATACGAACCTGGAATGCACACGGTCACTTTCGATGTTTCTGATCTTGAACCCGGGCTTTATATCATTTCAGGGCGGATCGGTAACAAGACCTTAATGCAAAAAATCACAGTTATTCGTTGA
- a CDS encoding T9SS type A sorting domain-containing protein: MKKITILLMSLMVAGLFLNAQVAREKVLFEVFTGVNCPYCPAAANGIKDMIAAGKDIAPVAIHTSSFSIPQFYTAETNARAQYYGVSSYPTTKVDGVLQQVGGGGAGQSNYTAYLPLYNQRIGVTSPFTISLSYENVGGNNYEATVIVEKVVTTTYTNIVLQLFLTESNIPYSWMGMTDLNWVTRDIIPTQTGSPLDFSSSNTVTLTLPFTMNTAWQKENCDLVAFVQNNTGKEVLQTKSVTMNTPEYTLDAELFSVMNIPDEMCSGLLEPEVVIKNKGAEVLTSLNINFEINGAVVFTHHWTGALAFTDKAHIEIPEFSFDLLDFNEINVYISDPNNGADENPDNDHHGFEAVYPEVVSTYLILIMSTDNNPGETTWEVFDGNGDVIDSGGPYTQPNQFLRDTIYYTGAIGCHRFIMHDAGGNGLATYYTLRSFVDGTLKTIGNGAAFGYKEATEFSVDSSVGLDETAIEDNSFEIFPNPVVNTSTIHFNLKQAGNVTVELYNSTGKKVMEPANGHYNSGSNTLNLNVTGLDSGVYFLSMKSGNQTITRKIAVVR, from the coding sequence ATGAAAAAAATTACAATTTTGCTGATGAGTTTAATGGTAGCCGGGCTGTTTTTGAATGCCCAGGTTGCCCGTGAAAAGGTCCTTTTCGAAGTTTTTACCGGTGTAAACTGCCCTTACTGCCCTGCTGCTGCAAATGGTATCAAGGACATGATTGCCGCGGGCAAGGATATTGCCCCCGTTGCTATTCACACTTCGTCTTTCAGCATTCCCCAGTTTTATACTGCTGAAACCAACGCAAGAGCTCAGTATTATGGTGTTTCAAGTTATCCTACTACCAAGGTCGACGGCGTGCTTCAACAGGTTGGCGGAGGTGGCGCCGGACAATCCAACTACACTGCGTATCTGCCATTGTATAACCAGAGAATCGGTGTTACCAGCCCGTTCACAATTTCGCTGAGTTACGAAAATGTTGGCGGAAATAACTACGAAGCGACAGTTATAGTTGAAAAAGTGGTTACCACAACCTACACCAATATCGTTCTTCAGCTTTTTCTTACCGAATCTAATATTCCTTATTCCTGGATGGGTATGACCGACCTCAACTGGGTAACAAGGGATATCATCCCAACCCAAACCGGCTCTCCGCTTGATTTCTCAAGCAGTAACACGGTTACCCTTACGCTGCCTTTTACAATGAACACAGCATGGCAAAAAGAAAACTGTGACCTGGTTGCTTTTGTGCAGAACAACACAGGAAAAGAAGTCCTGCAAACGAAAAGTGTGACGATGAACACCCCTGAATACACTTTAGATGCTGAGTTGTTTAGCGTAATGAACATTCCTGATGAGATGTGTTCCGGTTTGCTCGAGCCTGAAGTTGTAATCAAAAATAAAGGCGCCGAAGTGCTTACCTCGCTGAATATCAACTTTGAAATTAATGGGGCCGTTGTTTTTACCCATCACTGGACAGGGGCATTGGCTTTTACGGACAAGGCCCATATCGAAATTCCGGAATTTTCTTTTGATTTGCTGGATTTTAACGAAATCAATGTATATATCTCCGATCCCAATAATGGTGCAGACGAAAACCCGGATAACGACCACCATGGTTTCGAGGCTGTTTATCCTGAAGTTGTTTCCACTTACCTGATTCTGATCATGAGCACCGATAACAATCCCGGCGAAACCACATGGGAAGTGTTTGACGGCAATGGTGATGTTATTGACAGCGGTGGTCCTTATACACAGCCAAACCAATTCCTCAGAGACACCATTTATTACACAGGCGCTATCGGATGCCACCGTTTTATAATGCATGATGCAGGTGGTAACGGGCTTGCCACTTATTACACGCTCAGATCGTTTGTGGATGGAACACTAAAGACCATTGGCAACGGCGCTGCTTTCGGATATAAAGAAGCCACCGAATTTTCCGTTGATTCCAGTGTTGGACTGGATGAAACCGCCATTGAAGACAACTCCTTTGAAATTTTCCCAAATCCGGTTGTAAATACATCGACCATTCACTTTAACCTGAAGCAGGCAGGGAATGTTACAGTAGAACTTTACAACAGTACCGGCAAAAAAGTAATGGAACCGGCAAACGGTCACTACAATTCAGGTTCAAACACTTTGAACCTGAATGTAACCGGGCTGGATAGTGGAGTTTATTTCCTCAGTATGAAATCAGGAAACCAGACTATCACACGCAAAATTGCAGTTGTAAGATAA
- a CDS encoding DUF819 family protein — translation MVSVILLVLFYVFSPLLILYLSQHVKWIDKIGAVVVAYIVGIIAGNLGIIPESGEPAQELIPMITIPLAIPLLLFSTNLRQWFSLAGKTAVSMVLAVISVIMMVIAGFFMFKSDEIPDFWKIGGLLIGVYTGGTPNLASLKIMLDVDEEVYLLTHSYDMLLSGIYFLFLISAGQRIFLLFLPPFRKKILQSHDTEWNENSHPYEGILRREKLLPLIKALALSAGIFLIAGGISMFVPENSQMIVVILTITTLGLAGSLLQKINQIEKTFELGMYFILIFSVVVASMVNISDLAGSAVVVFPYLALVIFGSLLLHVIFARLFHIDTDTVIVTSTALICSPPFVPVVAGALKNREIVVSGLTVGIVGYAIGNYLGLLIAQMLKLWA, via the coding sequence ATGGTCTCAGTTATTCTACTGGTACTTTTTTATGTTTTTTCGCCACTGCTGATTCTTTACCTGAGTCAGCATGTAAAATGGATTGATAAAATTGGAGCCGTTGTAGTTGCATATATTGTGGGAATCATTGCAGGTAATCTTGGCATCATTCCCGAAAGCGGAGAACCGGCGCAGGAGTTAATCCCGATGATTACCATCCCCCTTGCCATTCCCCTGTTACTGTTCTCAACCAACCTGCGACAATGGTTTTCGCTGGCTGGAAAAACGGCTGTTTCGATGGTGCTTGCGGTTATTTCGGTGATCATGATGGTGATTGCAGGTTTTTTCATGTTCAAAAGTGACGAAATACCCGATTTCTGGAAAATAGGAGGTCTGTTGATTGGCGTTTACACGGGAGGCACACCCAACCTGGCTTCTCTAAAAATCATGCTCGATGTGGATGAAGAGGTTTACCTGCTCACACACTCCTACGATATGCTGCTTTCCGGCATCTACTTTCTATTCCTTATCAGCGCAGGTCAGCGCATTTTCCTGCTTTTTCTCCCCCCTTTCAGAAAAAAAATACTGCAGTCCCATGATACGGAATGGAATGAAAACAGCCATCCATATGAAGGAATCCTAAGAAGGGAGAAACTGTTGCCACTAATCAAGGCATTGGCACTTTCTGCAGGTATTTTCCTTATTGCCGGAGGAATTTCGATGTTTGTGCCTGAAAACAGTCAGATGATTGTGGTGATTCTGACGATCACCACATTAGGCTTAGCGGGATCGCTGCTTCAAAAAATAAATCAGATTGAAAAGACATTCGAGCTTGGCATGTACTTCATTCTTATTTTTAGTGTGGTAGTCGCTTCAATGGTTAACATTTCGGATCTTGCCGGAAGTGCAGTTGTTGTTTTCCCATACCTGGCACTTGTCATTTTCGGTTCGCTGCTGCTTCATGTTATTTTTGCCCGCCTGTTCCATATCGACACCGACACAGTGATTGTAACTTCCACTGCATTAATCTGCAGCCCGCCTTTTGTCCCGGTTGTTGCCGGGGCTTTGAAAAACAGGGAGATTGTCGTTTCGGGGCTTACTGTTGGAATAGTTGGTTATGCCATCGGGAATTACCTCGGATTGCTGATAGCCCAGATGCTGAAACTGTGGGCATAA